The following proteins are co-located in the Callithrix jacchus isolate 240 chromosome 10, calJac240_pri, whole genome shotgun sequence genome:
- the KAT5 gene encoding histone acetyltransferase KAT5 isoform X8 gives MAEVVSPVPGAGRREPGEVGRARGPPVADPGAALSPQGEIIEGCRLPVLRRNQDNEDEWPLAEILSVKDISGRKLFYVHYIDFNKRLDEWVTHERLDLKKIQFPKKEAKTPTKNGLPGSRPGSPEREVKRKVEVVSPATPVPSETAPASVFPQNGAARRAVAAQPGRKRKSNCLGTDEDSQDSSDGIPSAPRMTGSLVSDRSHDDIVTRMKNIECIELGRHRLKPWYFSPYPQELTTLPVLYLCEFCLKYGRSLKCLQRHLTKCDLRHPPGNEIYRKGTISFFEIDGRKNKEKESTEDYNVACILTLPPYQRRGYGKLLIEFSYELSKVEGKTGTPEKPLSDLGLLSYRSYWSQTILEILMGLKSESGERPQITINEISEITSIKKEDVISTLQYLNLINYYKGQYILTLSEDIVDGHERAMLKRLLRIDSKCLHFTPKDWSKRGKW, from the exons atggCGGAGGTGGTGAGTCCGGTGCCTGGGGCGGGGCGGAGGGAGCCAGGGGAGGTGGGTAGAGCCCGAGGCCCCCCAGTAGCCGACCCTGGCGCCGCGCTGTCTCCCCAGGGGGAGATAATCGAGGGCTGCCGCCTACCCGTGCTGCGGCGGAACCAGGACAACGAAGATGAGTGGC CACTGGCCGAGATCCTGAGTGTGAAGGACATCAGTGGCCGGAAGCTTTTCTACGTCCATTACATTGATT TCAACAAACGTCTGGATGAATGGGTGACGCACGAGCGGCTGGACCTAAAGAAGATCCAGTTCCCCAAGAAAGAGGCCAAGACCCCCACCAAGAACGGACTTCCTGGGTCCCGTCCCGGCTCTCCAGAGAGAGAGGTG AAACGGAAGGTGGAGGTGGTTTCACCAGCAACTCCAGTGCCCAGTGAGACAGCCCCAGCTTCGGTTTTTCCCCAG AATGGAGCAGCACGTAGGGCAGTGGCAGCCCAGCCAGGACGGAAGCGAAAATCAAATTGTCTGGGCACTGATGAG GACTCCCAGGACAGCTCAGATGGAATACCATCGGCACCACGCATGACTGGCAGCCTGGTGTCTGACCGGAGCCACGACGACATCGTCACCCGGATGAAGAACATTGAGTGTATCGAGCTGGGCCGGCACCGCCTCAAGCCGTGGTACTTCTCCCCGTACCCACAGGAGCTCACTACATTGCCTGTCCTCTACCTGTGCGAGTTCTGCCTCAAGTACGGCCGTAGCCTCAAGTGTCTTCAGCGTCACTTG ACCAAGTGTGACCTCCGACATCCTCCAGGCAACGAGATTTACCGCAAAGGCACCATCTCCTTCTTTGAGATTGATGGACGCAAGAACAAG GAGAAGGAGTCAACAGAGGACTACAATGTGGCCTGCATCCTAACGCTGCCTCCCTACCAGCGCCGGGGTTACGGCAAGCTGCTGATCGAGTTCA GCTATGAACTCTCCAAAGTGGAAGGGAAAACAGGGACCCCTGAGAAGCCCCTCTCAGACCTTGGCCTCCTGTCCTATCGAAGTTACTGGTCCCAAACCATCCTGGAGATCCTGATGGGGCTGAAGTCGGAGAGCGGGGAGAGGCCACAGATCACCATCAA TGAGATCAGTGAAATCACCAGCATCAAGAAGGAGGATGTCATCTCCACTCTGCAGTACCTCAATCTCATCAACTACTACAAG GGCCAGTACATCCTCACACTATCAGAGGACATCGTGGATGGGCATGAGCGGGCCATGCTCAAGCGGCTCCTGCGCATTGACTCCAAGTGTCTGCACTTCACTCCCAAGGACTGGAGCAAGAGGGGGAAGTGGTGA
- the KAT5 gene encoding histone acetyltransferase KAT5 isoform X3: protein MAEVGEIIEGCRLPVLRRNQDNEDEWPLAEILSVKDISGRKLFYVHYIDFNKRLDEWVTHERLDLKKIQFPKKEAKTPTKNGLPGSRPGSPEREVRKTLDLSLQPASAQASGKTLPIPVQITLRFNLPKEREAIPGGEPDQPLSSSSCLQPNHRSTKRKVEVVSPATPVPSETAPASVFPQNGAARRAVAAQPGRKRKSNCLGTDEDSQDSSDGIPSAPRMTGSLVSDRSHDDIVTRMKNIECIELGRHRLKPWYFSPYPQELTTLPVLYLCEFCLKYGRSLKCLQRHLTKCDLRHPPGNEIYRKGTISFFEIDGRKNKSYSQNLCLLAKCFLDHKTLYYDTDPFLFYVMTEYDCKGFHIVGYFSKEKESTEDYNVACILTLPPYQRRGYGKLLIEFSYELSKVEGKTGTPEKPLSDLGLLSYRSYWSQTILEILMGLKSESGERPQITINEISEITSIKKEDVISTLQYLNLINYYKGQYILTLSEDIVDGHERAMLKRLLRIDSKCLHFTPKDWSKRGKW from the exons atggCGGAGGTG GGGGAGATAATCGAGGGCTGCCGCCTACCCGTGCTGCGGCGGAACCAGGACAACGAAGATGAGTGGC CACTGGCCGAGATCCTGAGTGTGAAGGACATCAGTGGCCGGAAGCTTTTCTACGTCCATTACATTGATT TCAACAAACGTCTGGATGAATGGGTGACGCACGAGCGGCTGGACCTAAAGAAGATCCAGTTCCCCAAGAAAGAGGCCAAGACCCCCACCAAGAACGGACTTCCTGGGTCCCGTCCCGGCTCTCCAGAGAGAGAGGTG AGGAAGACCCTGGACCTATCTCTACAGCCGGCCTCGGCCCAGGCCAGCGGGAAGACCTTGCCAATCCCGGTCCAGATCACACTCCGCTTCAACCTGCCCAAGGAGCGGGAGGCCATTCCCGGTGGCGAGCCTGACCAGCCGCTCTCCTCCAGCTCCTGCCTGCAGCCCAACCACCGCTCAACG AAACGGAAGGTGGAGGTGGTTTCACCAGCAACTCCAGTGCCCAGTGAGACAGCCCCAGCTTCGGTTTTTCCCCAG AATGGAGCAGCACGTAGGGCAGTGGCAGCCCAGCCAGGACGGAAGCGAAAATCAAATTGTCTGGGCACTGATGAG GACTCCCAGGACAGCTCAGATGGAATACCATCGGCACCACGCATGACTGGCAGCCTGGTGTCTGACCGGAGCCACGACGACATCGTCACCCGGATGAAGAACATTGAGTGTATCGAGCTGGGCCGGCACCGCCTCAAGCCGTGGTACTTCTCCCCGTACCCACAGGAGCTCACTACATTGCCTGTCCTCTACCTGTGCGAGTTCTGCCTCAAGTACGGCCGTAGCCTCAAGTGTCTTCAGCGTCACTTG ACCAAGTGTGACCTCCGACATCCTCCAGGCAACGAGATTTACCGCAAAGGCACCATCTCCTTCTTTGAGATTGATGGACGCAAGAACAAG AGTTATTCCCAGAACCTGTGTCTTTTGGCCAAATGTTTCCTTGACCATAAGACATTGTACTATGACACAGACCCTTTCCTCTTCTACGTCATGACAGAGTATGACTGCAAGGGCTTCCACATTGTGGGCTACTTCTCCAAG GAGAAGGAGTCAACAGAGGACTACAATGTGGCCTGCATCCTAACGCTGCCTCCCTACCAGCGCCGGGGTTACGGCAAGCTGCTGATCGAGTTCA GCTATGAACTCTCCAAAGTGGAAGGGAAAACAGGGACCCCTGAGAAGCCCCTCTCAGACCTTGGCCTCCTGTCCTATCGAAGTTACTGGTCCCAAACCATCCTGGAGATCCTGATGGGGCTGAAGTCGGAGAGCGGGGAGAGGCCACAGATCACCATCAA TGAGATCAGTGAAATCACCAGCATCAAGAAGGAGGATGTCATCTCCACTCTGCAGTACCTCAATCTCATCAACTACTACAAG GGCCAGTACATCCTCACACTATCAGAGGACATCGTGGATGGGCATGAGCGGGCCATGCTCAAGCGGCTCCTGCGCATTGACTCCAAGTGTCTGCACTTCACTCCCAAGGACTGGAGCAAGAGGGGGAAGTGGTGA